The DNA sequence AGCCCCAAATTGCCATACTACTGTCAAATGTGTTGTGCAACCTGGCTTCTTTAACATACTCTTCATGTGGGGAGAAGAAGAAACTTGTTTTCCGATCTCTAAAGTATCAGTACTAGGAACAGTATATGTAGAAATGCTGACTACAATAGATTTAATTACTGAGCAGCACCTGGAATTACTGGAGGGTATTGGGATGTGCCAGGGCTGAGTGTTGATGATCACTGCCCAGGTGACTATCCCTGACATCTGCTGCCACCGAGTGACTTTACTGGTGGCATTTCAATCATTTGCACCACCATTAGTCACAGTTGCTCCTTGTTGCTCAGAAATACACAAAAACTCTCACTGTCTGATCTCCAAATGTTACTTCTCTTGTTACAGACTGGTCCTCCTGAAAAGATCCCCACCCTCAACTGCTTAGCAACAGGGTAGTAAGACCAGCCAGAGCACCAAGATGAAGGCTCTTCGGGTGATGGCCATTGTTATCTGCCTTGCAATTAAAACTCACAGCAAGTTCTTGAGTCGCTGTGAGCTGGTGCTGATCCTGCAACGTTCAGGAATGGATGGGTATGCGGGCTACAACTTGGCTGACTGTGAGTTGCACATATGTGGGTGTCAATCTGTTTTATTACTGTTTGTGGAAGGGAAAACATTTTGCTCCATTAAAACTGGCAGGGCAAGTCCACATGAGGATAAAGAAAGGTTTGCCCCAAATTTCAGGCTGTGTGGTAGTCCCCCAAGCAACCAGCTTTCCAGTTTTGTTAgccctccaggactggcctggaaTCTTCAGGAATTGGCAGATGTCCAAGTGACCAAGCCAAACCTGTGTCTGTGTGGAACACAACTCACAATCCTCTCCAAACACGTTCCAGGTCCTATTCCAGTCTTATGCTACATCTCCCTCCAAACCTACTCTCCTGTCAAATTTCTACCATGCTAGTTGAGAAACCTCAACCCCAACtgctagaggtgggttttttctcATTGATAATGAAATTATCCCTTTTTCtgtacttttcatttttgtaaaactaaacaccaaaatctgcaaaaataaaaccattctgaCCTCTACATATTCtccaacacctctacatgcatgtggctgcatttgctgacactataccacctataccacctacctagtacacttttaaagcaattataatttatttatattgaTTTATAAATCAATCATAATttatgattataatttataaaaatgtacccttggaataaaaaatacgtaacactgctttctgcacttctaacttcaGAAAACACGGAATctgccaaaaaataaaaccattttctcccacctctacccttTGCAAATTTGGCCTTGGGCAAACTGGATTGAAAGGTGTCATTAACATGTTTTTCTGCAAGCTAAATCTTATCTCTGACAGGCTCTGCCTTCCCACCAGCTTCTCTCCAAACTCCCTTGTAAACTCCAGCAAATACAGTGATCCTGTGGATTGGTCTCCTCCCTCAGGGGTCTGCTTGGCGTACTATGTGAGTGGCTTCAACACAGCCGCTGTGACGTACAGCTCAGATGGCACTACTGAATATGGCATCTTCCAGCTCAACAGTGGCTTTTGGTGTGCTGACGGCTACAGTAAAACGAGGAACCTG is a window from the Tiliqua scincoides isolate rTilSci1 chromosome 2, rTilSci1.hap2, whole genome shotgun sequence genome containing:
- the LOC136638677 gene encoding sperm acrosome-associated protein 5-like, whose translation is MKALRVMAIVICLAIKTHSKFLSRCELVLILQRSGMDGYAGYNLADWVCLAYYVSGFNTAAVTYSSDGTTEYGIFQLNSGFWCADGYSKTRNLCDLPCRDLLTDQIQDDIVCLKRAAVGPDGLDTWMEWRDHCRNRDLSHWIAGCNL